Proteins encoded within one genomic window of Trichoderma asperellum chromosome 2, complete sequence:
- a CDS encoding uncharacterized protein (EggNog:ENOG41~SECRETED:SignalP(1-22)), which yields MSLNRIPSVRAILGISLTLVLAALFFSPSSSMESSPNPIAGLRVAVKQTSTYPLTITITVVNDNDHTVTFLVYNSPLDVAAPSIGLLTITPDGASEPLDLPKLQIQRQWPPSPESLIQLEPSASQTAEIVLKDFVTSKLTKKASVTLKGRWDMVWNKQKDAVTAEMMEQAQLQLDPDMFSGSFATEGLEIFAA from the coding sequence ATGAGTCTTAATCGCATCCCAAGTGTGCGTGCTATTCTTGGGATCAGTCTTACTCTCGTGCTCGCTGCACTCTTTTTCTCGCCCTCATCCTCAATGGAGAGCAGCCCAAATCCTATTGCTGGTCTGCGCGTGGCAGTCAAGCAGACCAGTACATATCCcctcaccatcaccatcaccgtcGTTAATGATAATGACCATACGGTGACATTTCTCGTATATAATTCGCCGTTGGATGTCGCCGCGCCCTCTATTGGTCTGCTCACCATCACGCCTGACGGTGCTTCAGAGCCTCTAGACTTGCCAAAGCTCCAGATTCAGAGACAGTGGCCGCCTAGTCCCGAATCGCTCATTCAGCTAGAGCCAAGCGCAAGTCAAACAGCAGAAATTGTTCTCAAGGACTTTGTTACCTCCAAACTTACGAAAAAGGCGTCTGTTACTCTCAAGGGTCGTTGGGATATGGTGTGGAACAAGCAGAAAGATGCTGTTACAGCTGAAATGATGGAGCAAgcacagctgcagctcgacCCAGACATGTTCAGTGGCAGCTTCGCTACCGAAGGCTTGGAAATATTCGCCgcataa
- a CDS encoding uncharacterized protein (SECRETED:SignalP(1-16)~MEROPS:MER0001399) has translation MKFVAGLIALAALASAAPGKAPTPLDIKLESAGNAEIKAVITNTGKNNLKIFKSGTILDNSAVEKVSITSGEHTVAFDGIRQRISTENLGEDAFQSIPAGESIEVTFDIAEAHDLSLGGKYDIQSAGAFSFAKEGSTELVGSVPFETNKIEVDIDGEAASARRIAFHQKRTRVQSDCSGSKLSAIQTAIRNCASVAQLAQQAAASGSASKLTEYFKSSSSSVRSTVSGVFSRVASECGSTSGGSSSLYCSDVLGGCSSGVLAYTLPSSSLMAYCSLYFSALPSLSRTCHAQDQANTVIHESTHLSQVKGTQDYGGYGYNFIQSLSASQNLNHADTYALYANAIYVGC, from the exons atGAAATTCGTCGCCGGTCTCATCGCCctcgccgccttggcctcagCTGCCCCCGGCAAAGCTCCCACCCCCTTGGATATCAAGCTCGAGAGTGCTGGCAACGCCGAGATTAAGGCTGTCATTACCAACACGGGCAAGAACAACCTCAAGATCTTCAAGTCTGGCACCATCTTGGACAACAGTGCTGTAGAGAAGGTCTCGATCACTTCTGGAG AGCACACTGTTGCCTTTGACGGTATCCGTCAACGCATTTCTACTGAGAATCTGGGTGAAGATGCCTTCCAAAGCATCCCCGCCGGAGAGTCCATCGAGGTGACCTTTGACATTGCTGAAGCTCACGATCTCTCACTTGGTGGAAAGTATGATATCCAGTCTGCTGGTGCCTTCTCTTTTGCTAAAGAGGGATCCACCGAGCTCGTCGGCTCTGTGCCCTTTGAGACCAACAAAATCGAGGTTGACATTGATGGCGAGGCTGCTTCTGCCCGGCGCATTGCCTTCCACCAGAAGCGCACTCGAGTTCAAAGCGACTGCAGTGGTAGCAAGCTCAGTGCTATTCAAACCGCCATCCGCAACTGTGCTTCTGTCGCTCAGCTCGCCCAGCAAGCCGCTGCTTCTGGTTCTGCATCCAAGCTCACGGAATACTTCAAGTCCTCTAGCTCCAGCGTGCGAAGCACCGTCTCGGGAGTCTTCAGCCGGGTTGCCTCCGAATGTGGCTCAACCAGCGGCGGTAGCTCTTCCCTCTACTGCTCTGATGTGCTTGGCGGATGCAGCTCAGGAGTATTGGCCTACACCCTCCCTAGCAGCAGTCTCATGGCCTACTGCAGCCTCTACTTCAGCGCTCTCCCGTCCCTGTCTCGAACATGCCATGCGCAAGATCAGGCAAATACGGTCATTCATGAGTCAACGCATCTTTCACAAGTTAAGGGCACTCAAGACTATGGTGGCTACGGATACAACTTCATCCAGtctctttctgcttcccAGAACCTCAACCACGCTGATACTTATGCCCTCTACGCCAACGCCATTTACGTTGGATGCTAA
- a CDS encoding uncharacterized protein (EggNog:ENOG41), with amino-acid sequence MASDSEMDVDAPRVNGAGADTVEHLAFAAVNPSTPQESGPQPLSQTTLPSTEIPGSPIDPNQSFKTEVIDDRPAITVIPSSMTPPPSTQVAASNGASRRAYSNSQQSALFSPPATILNTMRGRDIEPEFTPPAPHQLLEASADELRSMLQTCIAENQKLKMEAAHHKLQFNLLSLQADEESKRAAVEHDMIRREVDALRMAEHSRQAKRELSSASESLQNKYLQMKMWYESAVEENEALSRRVKLAKKVIQQKEEETISLAEEREMLLNRIRENREHFHMLCSPGGIFHGALTPKHGITSTPQQHRGAVSRTLHREETDGREHGLSALLEAMSQSQTQENNAAANNNSAPSTPMVMARPASRLVRRHQRNAQSMSSLPTTPMHNLRGDHSGLLPSVNLVAQTEPRSRYSQRRFVPTTPPSQRQSRRRRRESTISMEDNEELARQAIESVKAVQTQSSQPTGDVPAGGPISSQEDEEQVYDSHASRAAAKMLRQYPGQEYSGAPPLVTTEGPAEKSAAMHAKLFTGSKTAAGAEKRKMGAEGESQADSPQKKMKAGGAASDSRRVGLGIQY; translated from the coding sequence ATGGCGTCTGATTCGGAGATGGATGTGGACGCTCCTCGCGTCAATGGCGCGGGAGCTGACACCGTCGAGCACCTCGCTTTCGCCGCCGTCAACCCATCGACCCCTCAAGAGTCAGGACCTCAGCCATTGTCCCAGACAACACTACCGTCCACGGAGATCCCGGGATCGCCAATTGACCCAAACCAGTCGTTCAAAACGGAGGTTATCGACGATAGGCCGGCCATCACGGTTATTCCGTCCTCCATGACCCCGCCACCTTCCACGCAGGTCGCGGCGAGCAATGGTGCCTCGAGACGTGCCTACTCCAACTCTCAGCAGTCGGCTCTCTTTTCGCCGCCCGCCACCATTCTCAATACCATGCGTGGACGAGATATCGAACCCGAATTTACACCGCCGGCACCTCACCAGCTGCTCGAGGCTTCAGCAGACGAGCTCCGCTCCATGCTGCAGACCTGTATCGCCGAGAAtcagaagctgaagatggaggctgcGCACCACAAACTACAATTTAATCTGTTGAGCTTACAAGCGGATGAGGAGTCAAAACGTGCCGCGGTGGAACACGACATGATACGCCGCGAAGTGGACGCCTTGCGCATGGCAGAGCATTCTCGGCAGGCGAAGCGCGAACTCAGCTCGGCGTCAGAGTCTCTGCAGAACAAGTACctgcagatgaagatgtgGTACGAATCAGCAGTAGAAGAGAACGAGGCTCTTAGCCGCAGAGtcaagctggccaagaaggTCATCCAacagaaggaggaggagaccaTATCTCTCGCAGAGGAGCGGGAGATGCTCCTTAACCGAATTCGGGAGAACCGCGAGCACTTTCACATGCTATGCAGCCCCGGAGGCATCTTTCATGGCGCTTTGACGCCTAAACATGGGATTACATCGacaccgcagcagcatcgtgGGGCGGTGTCTCGCACTCTACACCGAGAAGAGACTGATGGTCGAGAGCACGGACTGTCTGCACTATTGGAGGCAATGAGCCAGAGTCAGACACAAGAAAACAACGCAGccgccaacaacaacagtGCGCCATCAACACCCATGGTCATGGCTCGCCCTGCCTCTCGGCTCGTTAGGAGGCACCAACGCAACGCCCAATCCATGTCCTCACTCCCCACTACTCCCATGCACAACTTGCGTGGAGACCACAGCGGCCTATTGCCGTCAGTAAATCTCGTGGCGCAAACGGAACCGAGATCGCGCTATTCACAGCGACGATTTGTTCCCACAACTCCGCCTTCTCAGCGGCAATcgcgaagaagacgacgagaaaGCACAATCTCAATGGAGGACAATGAAGAGCTTGCTCGACAAGCCATAGAATCGGTAAAAGCAGTACAGACACAGTCATCCCAGCCGACTGGAGATGTTCCGGCAGGAGGGCCAATCAGCTcgcaagaagacgaggagcaaGTCTATGATAGCCATGCGAGTCGAGCAGCGGCCAAGATGCTGCGCCAATATCCCGGCCAGGAGTATAGCGGTGCGCCTCCTTTGGTCACCACGGAGGGGCCTGCTGAGAAATCTGCGGCCATGCACGCCAAGCTTTTCACTGGAAGCAAAACCGCAGCTGGGGCTGAAAAGCGGAAGATGGGGGCTGAAGGAGAGAGTCAAGCGGACAGCCcacaaaagaagatgaaagctGGTGGAGCGGCATCAGATAGCCGCCGTGTTGGACTGGGCATTCAATACTAG
- a CDS encoding uncharacterized protein (EggNog:ENOG41): MPKGYGFLRKGNPFMTGLCRRKTLDARKTLYVVMNQGKQEGLRAPRWILHQVFSEEKATRERRRGAVERRDAAAEDAFATTIKRLFAKIPEQDLNTILRHALKKRSGRVGRTGKLDLDKKAYLAVQAHIRHRHTDYDKITKASKDRDAARDATREEVSKVLVEWASDPAVVNLGNSVRKDNKGGSRKSVAARVVQKRHASLAGAARGHRIKPTAVSKRASKQRLRSKPSKEAANQSQPVIIDLTRDEDDAEEDEATDGVSSADEDQDSEEEDGDASYELSDAVDSDEEYEIDSDWLD, encoded by the coding sequence ATGCCAAAGGGCTACGGATTTCTCAGAAAAGGCAATCCTTTCATGACGGGGCTCTGTCGCCGAAAAACTCTAGATGCCAGAAAGACATTATACGTTGTGATGAACCAAGGCAAACAAGAAGGGTTACGAGCACCAAGGTGGATTCTGCACCAGGTCTTctcagaagagaaagcaacTCGAGAGAGAAGACGCGGCGCTGTTGAGAGacgagatgcagcagccgagGACGCGTTTGCAACGACCATCAAGAGGCTTTTTGCAAAGATACCAGAACAGGATTTGAACACAATCTTGAGGCATGCCCTTAAGAAGCGAAGCGGCAGGGTCGGTCGTACAGGAAAATTAGACCTGGACAAGAAAGCATACCTAGCAGTTCAAGCGCATATTCGCCACCGCCATACGGACTATGATAAAATCACCAAGGCGTCAAAAGACCGAGACGCCGCCAGAGACGCTACCCGAGAGGAAGTTTCGAAGGTTTTAGTCGAATGGGCCAGCGATCCGGCAGTGGTGAACCTAGGCAACTCTGTCCGGAAGGATAATAAGGGAGGGTCCCGGAAAAGTGTTGCAGCCCGGGTGGTTCAGAAACGGCACGCATCTTTGGCGGGAGCTGCACGGGGCCATAGAATCAAGCCCACAGCAGTATCCAAGCGAGCCTCAAAGCAGCGCCTTCGTTCAAAACCCTCCAAAGAGGCGGCGAATCAATCACAGCCGGTGATAATTGACTTGACGcgggacgaggatgatgcagaagaagatgaggcgaCAGATGGAGTTTCTTCTGCGGACGAAGACCAAGAttcagaagaggaagatggcgatgccTCGTACGAATTGTCTGATGCGGTAGACTCTGACGAGGAATATGAAATCGATAGCGACTGGTTGGATTGA
- a CDS encoding uncharacterized protein (EggNog:ENOG41), with the protein MDNSQRRASGIPRLSRLPRPVSVVQPVPAPSPAPAPTTSSTSALRPRPSRDSLAGDAAGARDVQNPKLRASTSRGQLRPSANTAASERKPALRNSTSNTQLRSSSARTPASKPAAPVSKPIRNVSAARRWSTITNAPTAQYKPWAEPSESSKLDFEGEEVSAETSNDLLTSYLNDSAGLSHQIDDGESPALSPRALSPQALSPRALSPLSPASSPRRDTPQINAPKPSLSDRTIETLSQLPSSPALRKGSSSFFDSGRPMSRAESSASRPSSSYTSGGSAGHPSRPGSSGGVDDSGFSNPRMSSANLFKRPLSVIHSTPDRAQGAASNGAQRLRPASRASGPASKPTSSMPEFRSSTPDKLGKTPTKTVQRPASKPLKPKTSAHGLAKKAALSAGDNSGSGASSWDGTIAPPAPATKEAAVESNQAAQKSSGALRDQIAKAKAARRAAMKQTQDQDQAPSAASTANDIAAIPSNSGFNYDAAFDDPFNLNKGQDTGEKVLKQRIGAARTSGKLNIAALGLKEIPSDVMKMYDLESIGAGGSWAESVELTRLIAADNELETLDDAMFPDRSFEELENDEEGRGNMFGGLETVDLHGNQLLAIPMGFRRFTQLTTLNLSSNRLGNDCFEIIAQMTAVRDLKLANNHLSGPLNPCLTSLSALESLDVHGNKLSALPPNIEHLSRLRILNLSENSFESLLFEGLSKLPLTELDLKKNQLSGTLIEEPISSLPTLQTLDISINRLTRLVPADTSINLPVVHTLTLSMNRLQELPDMAAWTSLLTLAADTNNISSIPLSFTSLEKVRQADFSSNDIRVVPPEISRMDSLTLLRLSGNPLRDKKFASASTDEIKEALSTRLEPPPPYQEPAGQEPITTMISQLDIEKKQDNMATINVDDADSRSEGDDDFATPPTSAPHSPARSRAQTLVRETWPVKPGGLLDRSRTESSSLSPEMCAELSRSYQIRQAQLHHNLLSAFPGSLQFFSQTLTSLSLSHNKIAGEAYLTEDLSLPALTELNLSSNTITSLAAVKGLKVVDVSSNDIGHLDPRLGLLGGKNGLERLEVTGNRFKVPKWNILEKGTAVTMKWLRGRVPAEEMEGWRAENGEDDSDVD; encoded by the exons ATGGATAACTCCCAGAGACGAGCCAGCGGCATCCCCCGCCTTTCTCGGCTTCCTCGCCCTGTCTCCGTAGTCCAGCCAGTTCcagctccatctccagctccagctccaactACCAGTTCCACGTCAGCGCTTCGCCCCAGGCCATCCCGTGATAGTCTAGCCGGAGACGCAGCTGGAGCCAGAGACGTCCAGAACCCAAAGCTCCGGGCTTCTACTTCCCGTGGCCAGTTGCGGCCTTCCGCCAATACCGCCGCCAGCGAACGAAAGCCAGCTTTACGAAACTCTACGTCGAATACTCAGCTTCGTTCCAGCTCGGCTCGTACGCCTGCCTCTAAACCTGCCGCCCCTGTATCGAAGCCTATACGAAACGTATCTGCAGCCCGAAGATGGAGCACTATCACAAACGCCCCAACGGCGCAGTATAAGCCTTGGGCAGAACCATCTGAATCCAGCAAGCTTGATTTTGAGGGGGAGGAGGTTTCAGCAGAAACGTCCAACGACCTGCTCACCTCATATTTGAATGACTCTGCAGGCTTATCACACCagattgatgatggagaatcCCCGGCTCTCTCACCTCGCGCCCTCTCACCTCAAGCTCTCTCGCCTCGAGCTCTCTCGCCTCTGTCCCCGGCTTCCTCCCCGAGGAGAGACACGCCCCAGATCAATGCACCGAAACCCTCGCTTTCTGATCGCACTATTGAAACTCTTTCACAActaccttcttctcctgctctCAGAAAAGggtcatcatcattcttTGATTCAGGTAGGCCTATGTCGCGAGCCGAGAGTTCTGCCTCAAGACCAAGCTCCAGCTACACTTCTGGTGGATCCGCAGGGCATCCGTCGCGCCCAGGTTCGAGCGGCGGAGTAGATGATTCAGGATTCTCGAATCCCAGGATGTCATCTGCCAATCTTTTCAAAAGGCCTCTTTCGGTTATTCACAGTACTCCTGATAGAGCTCAAGGCGCTGCCTCCAACGGCGCACAGAGACTTCGTCCAGCCAGCCGTGCTTCTGGGCCAGCTTCAAAACCGACCTCTTCCATGCCGGAATTTAGAAGCTCAACCCCAGATAAGCTAGGTAAAACACCAACGAAAACAGTTCAGAGGCCAGCATCTAAGCCATTGAAGCCAAAAACATCTGCCCACGGTCTTGCCAAGAAAGCAGCTCTGAGCGCCGGCGACAATTCAGGAAGTGGTGCCTCTTCCTGGGACGGTACCATTGCGCCACCCGCTCCAGCAACaaaagaagctgctgttgagTCGAACCAGGCGGCTCAAAAGTCATCAGGAGCACTTCGAGATCAAATTGCTAAAGCAAAAGCAGCTCGGAGAGCGGCTATGAAGCAAACTCAGGATCAAGATCAGGCGCCCAGTGCAGCATCGACTGCTAATGATATAGCAGCGATTCCATCAAATAGTGGTTTCAACTACGATGCAGCTTTCGATGATCCTTTCAATTTAAACAAGGGCCAAGATACTGGCGAAAAGGTCTTGAAACAGCGCATAGGAGCAGCAAGAACAAGCGGTAAGCTGAATATTGCAGCTCTGGGGCTGAAAGAGATACCCAGCGATGTTATGAAAATGTATGACCTGGAGTCCATTGGCGCTGGTGGGAGCTGGGCAGAGAGCGTGGAGTTGACCAGGCTTATCGCTGCGGATAATGAGTTGGAGACGTTGGACGACGCCATGTTTCCAGACCGTAgctttgaagagcttgagAACGATGAGGAGGGCCGAGGTAACATGTTTGGAGGGCTCGAAACAGTCGACTTACATGGCAATCAGCTGCTAGCGATTCCTATGGGATTCCGCCGCTTCACACAGCTAACCACTCTCAATCTG TCTTCAAATCGCCTAGGAAATGACTGCTTTGAGATTATCGCGCAGATGACGGCCGTCCGAGATCTCAAACTTGCAAACAATCACCTCAGTGGACCATTGAACCCATGCCTCACTAGTTTGAGTGCGCTAGAGAGTCTTGATGTTCACGGAAACAAACTCTCGGCCCTGCCCCCCAACATTGAACACCTTTCTCGACTACGTATTCTCAACTTGAGCGAAAACAGCTTTGAATCGCTTCTATTCGAGGGACTTTCGAAATTGCCCCTGACTGAGCTTGATTTGAAGAAAAACCAGCTTTCAGGAACTCTTATTGAAGAACCCATTAGCTCTCTACCGACACTCCAAACCCTTGATATCTCGATCAATAGGTTGACGCGGCTTGTGCCTGCCGATACCTCGATCAACCTTCCCGTTGTCCATACTCTTACCCTCTCTATGAATCGGTTGCAGGAGCTCCCAGATATGGCCGCATGGACAAGTCTTTTGACCCTTGCAGCGGACACGAACAATATCTCCAGCATACCCCTAAGCTTTACTAGCCTCGAAAAAGTACGACAAGCAGACTTCTCTAGCAACGATATCCGTGTAGTTCCGCCCGAGATTTCTCGCATGGACAGCCTCACTTTGCTTCGACTCAGTGGTAACCCGCTACGTGACAAGAAATTTGCTTCGGCCTCGACGGATGAGATCAAGGAGGCGCTATCGACAAGGCTGGAACCCCCTCCCCCGTACCAGGAGCCGGCCGGTCAGGAacccatcaccaccatgatTAGCCAACTTGACattgagaagaagcaggataATATGGCAACAATCAATGTCGACGATGCAGACAGCAGATCAgaaggtgatgatgattttgcCACGCCTCCAACGTCTGCGCCGCATTCGCCTGCTAGATCGCGAGCTCAGACGTTGGTGAGAGAGACTTGGCCGGTCAAGCCAGGCGGGCTCCTCGACCGTTCACGCACCGAGTCATCTTCATTGAGTCCGGAAATGTGCGCCGAACTCTCTAGGAGTTACCAAATAAGGCAGGCACAGCTTCATCATAATCTGCTGAGTGCGTTCCCCGGATCCCTACAGTTCTTCTCGCAAACTCTTACGTCTCTGTCTTTGAGCCACAACAAAATTGCGGGCGAGGCCTATCTGACAGAAGATCTGAGCTTACCGGCTCTCACGGAATTGAATTTGAGCTCGAATACCATCACCAGCCTAG CTGCCGTCAAGGGCCTCAAAGTTGTTGATGTGTCGAGCAATGACATTGGACATCTGGATCCCCGGCTCGGCCTCTTGGGTGGAAAAAACGGGCTTGAGCGGCTCGAAGTGACGGGAAATCGATTCAAGGTGCCCAAGTGGAATATTCTGGAGAAGGGGACTGCAGTCACAATGAAATGGCTCCGAGGACGAGTTCCAGCTGAAGAGATGGAAGGGTGGAGAGCTGAAAACGGGGAAGATGACTCTGACGTGGATTAA